gcatattttaatGACCAAAAAGATTTTTGGCactgtgaaattattttcataacaattaagCACTTTTTCCCACTGATTCTCATAAACATAATCTAATTTTCATTTCTTTAATACAATAATCAAATTTTAATTACCGAAATACAATGCAAATCGAATTCTCTTTACCGTAATGTAATAATAATCTctttcttattactgtaatggaATAAAAATCTAATCTTCATAACCATaatgcaataataatataattctcattaccgtaatacaataaaaatctgatcttcattaccataatgcaataataataatatcattctCATTaccattatacaaaaaaaaaaattctcattactgtaatacaataaaaatcgaatcttcattaccataatgcaataataatataattctcattaccataatacaataaaaatctaATCATCATTACCATATTGCAATAATAATATCATTCTCATTACCATTATACAAAAGAAATCTAATTCTCTTTACtgtaatgcaataaaaataaaatcttcatTAACGTAatgcaataataatttaattctcattactgtattgCAATAATTAATTTCCATAATAATACAACAATAATATAATCCTCATTACTGTAatccaataaaacatttttattttgattattgtaTTACAAAATAATCAAATTTTCATCAAAGTCAAAGTTATAGaagaggttttgctttcgcagtgaagaaaacagcatcttctcaacatggcgacaacactaatTCATCCTGCCCTCGGCTATAACTAGCTTTGATTGAGGGCGGttcaaagtagcccttaggcgggcattatgcaaatgtgttacatagtgatgtaGATACTTTACTGAAGAAAAGGCTGGACTGCAATCCAgccgtttcttgtagttcttgagcagtgttgtctgtgggagagaataactcccttttgcatgAACTTTGTGCTtagtaactttgcagaccttttacatgcacaaagatcTGTGTTACACTAAAGAAAAggtaaatcccaaaaagcataatagggcctctttaatacAGTAATATCATACTCATTACCGTTATGCGAAAAAATAGATAATTCTCATTATTGGAGGGCaatacaaatcttttttttattactgtaatgcaacaATCAAAATTTCATTTTAGTAATCCAATGCTAATCTAATTCTCAATACTGTAATGACATACAATCTAtttctcattacagtaatgcaaCAATCTCATTCTTATTTcagtaatacaaaaataatctcattctcattaGAGTAATGAAAATCATCCTGTCCTGTTTTTTTATAAGTAAAATTGCCATGAATTGAAGGCAATACAACCAGTGCTACAAAGATGTACAGTTTAAATACTTTATCATTtcaatattgtacattttgaattgtataatttttttataagcattgcagtaatgagattttttttcttcgCTTCACAGTTCTGAGATATTTTGGGATAAGTGTGCTttactgtcataaaaataatttcacagtGTAAAAAAATGGACTTCACATGCATAacataatttcattatttattcatttattggggtattatatataattctgatattttcatgacaggttttgtgagatttaccCAAATACCATCCCCAATTACAAACACacctacactggtggccaaaagtttggaaaaaatgtaaagattctgctgtttcagaaggaaatcggtattttaattcaccaaagtggcattcaactgatcacaaagtagagtcaggacattactgatgtaaaaaacagcacaatcactacttgaaagtcatttttaatcaaatctagacagcatttccagcagtcatcactccaacaccttatctttgagtaatcatgctaaattgatcatttggtactagaaaatcacttgccatcatatcaaacacaactgaaagttatttgatttgttaaatgaagcttaacattgtctttgtgtttgtatttgagttgccacagtatgtaatagactggcatgttttaaggtcaatattaggtcaaaagtgGCAAAAAACTAAaacctttctctagaaactcggcagtcaatcattgttttgaggaatgaaggctatacaatgcttgaaatgtccaaaaaactgaagatttcatataaaggtgtacactacagtcttcaaagacaaagcacaactgactctaacaagaacagaaagagatgtggaagatcagatgtacaactaaacaagaggataagttcatcagagtctctagtttgagaaatagacgcctcacatgtcctcagctgacagcttcattgaattctacccgctcaacaccagtttcatgtacaacagtaaagagaagactcaagtgttcaggccttatgggaagaattgcaaagaaaaagccacttttgaaacagaaaaactaaaagtaaaggttagagtggacaaagaaacagatattggacaacagataattggaaaagagtgttatggatcttaaccccattgagcttttgtgggatcagctagactgtacaGTGCGTGAAAAGTGCCCGACAGGACAGTCACAtttatgtcaagtgctacaggaagcatggggtgaatcCAGtgtatctggataaactgacgGCTAGAATACcaatgatctgcaaagctgtcattgctgcacatggaggaaaaacatgtttttttctgaatttgttttcaaattgtaatagaatttttcacgttattattgctctcactatacattgtgatcagtttaatgccactttggtgaataaaagttccaatatctttccataagagcaaaatctgtacattattccaaacctttggccaccagtatagCTGTATAGGCTACAACGGGGGCTAAATACTTGCTGTTAAGACCCCAACATCAGATTCTTGTCACtcacttgcacaaacacacattcaaagcGAACTGCTAAAGTCCCTGTCAGAAAGGTTAGCGGAACATGCACTAACACACAGTCTCGTATATAGACCCTGAGTCCTGCACATAAAGACCCTCATTTAGAGCCAGAACCACCAGCCAGAAGGAAAAGGAACAACTCCAAACAAGACACTAATGAGAAGGTCAGTGAcgtgtacacacaaacacacactcacaggtgTTGCTGGTGAGAGGACTACGCTTCTAACGCACAAAAACAGTGATTCAATGAAACTATTGTTCTTTTCGAGTTTTGCACACATTAATCTTTTATGTCTCCAGTTTTTCTGTAAACGAGTGTGTCATGATTTGTGTACTTGCATGCACAGGATATTCAGACACTTCTTGGAATGTAGTAGAATTCCCAGTACGACATGCCCCACATGTTAACAAATATGATTTTGATGAAGACCTCAATCAAATCATTGCATATTTTAAAGAACGTAAGAACTTCGTACCATATTGGGACTGGGAGTTTTATCTTGGACCAGCAAGCTCCCAGATCACCCTAGCATCATAACAGCCACTTTTGCATGGGGAAGCACCACTCACaaattcttcagaaaatgtaaaaatttgtaAATATAGTACTTGTAAAAGCATTTAGGTGAGAGTAAAAAAAGGAAGTTACACCTGATTAAAGTTTATCTCTCTGTTtaatttagggtgtgttcacacttgtatttcggttctcttggtccagaccaaaaaagaaaatgatacatttagtcctggttcgtttagcgttcacactggcatcaagcaaaagtcacaacctgattggacagcttttatgacacttGTTTTTTGAtggaacttgccgaacatccaaaacaatgctggcgaaatgctctcattatatatgtgtgtgtgtgtgtgtgtgtgtgtgtgtgtgtgtgtgtgtgtgtgtgtgtgtgtgtgtgtgtgtgtgtgtgtgtgtgtgtgtgtgtgtgtgtgtgtgtgtgtgtgtgtgtgtgtatatggtggtatttttaccagctgagaacaaacgtagagttaataaaatgtgtaaaggagtcaaaacagcggcaggaattcctccattgcacacacaaacgaagatatgctgcaaggacagctgacggcggttccgacgccagtaccgaactgtaatgggcaacagctcatatgatgagaagaaccagatatgcttgaggtcagtattaggcaaattacttcctgtttttggtctgtttggacgtctttggtccatgttgcgttcctATAACAATCGAACCGCACCAAGATTTAGTTTGGAAGCAGACCAAGGcccactattcaggcggtctcggccggcttgtttggtgcgcaccaaggatGGCAGTGTTCACACTTCTTCAAATGAAccacactaacagagcaatcacaccagagttccttttaatcgaaccaaacctgcaaaGTGTAACACACCCTAAGTGAATCATCAGGATTGCCATTAATACTCGCATAAAAAAGTGcaatatcatttatttttcattaaaattgcCAATCATCTGTAGTATAGTAACATTCTGGTCCATGCAATATCCATCACCAAACCTTGAATTGCAGTAGTTGGTCTGATTGTGAGAGCCAGATTACAAGTTTTCTAtttgttacaaaaagtaaaattaTCAATTATTGGCATCTGAAGCGATGAATAATTGCTTTTTTGCCATCAACCCAAAAAATTCCAGATCTCTAGGGACTTTCCTTTACTTTAAAAGTGATGTGATCTAATTAAGAAATGGGAAGAAAGTGTTATTCTGTGCATGTAAttccacatgtgtgtgtgtgtgttcaggtatgTATGGATTACAAGGACCATTCTCTAGCACTATTCTAGATTATAAACATGCAATTATGCTATTAATGTTGTTTATGAGGACGTCTCAAAGCTCCAAAAACATACTATACAATACGTTTTTTGTTTAGGGTTttcagtgagggttaggtttaggggatagaatatatatttttgtacaatATAACATACAATATGGCTATGGAGAGTCCTTGTAAACGTGTGTAgtggtgtgttgtgtgtaaaGTTTGGGTTATACAGCATCTTGGTGTCTCCTGTTCTTGTTTGCCATCTGGAGTGATTTTTCAAAAGATTCTTATTTTAACACACACCAGACCAAAGTTCAAAGAATTTTGATGCATGGTTTTGTTCATTGGTGCTGAAAATGTGTGATTGAGACACATTCAAATGACTGGACTACATATTCATCACCATCTATTTGACTTTTCTTGCCTGCTGCAATCGCCATGGGAACGGTTAAAACGCAAACAAACATGATCACTTTCCTCATTTCTTCATCCGGctaacacatacatgcacatgttactcaTCCACCCTACATCTCTGTCCCTCCTTTTCCCTTCACTCCTTTTCTATCTCATctatgtgtttctgtctgtctaggGTGACCCCTGTTCTTTCATTCTATAACTATGTTCACATCTCTGTTGTGTTCCGTCTCATGACCAGAGAAGGTTTAAATTAGAATGCTCCCACAAGTTCTGCTTTGCTGTAGTTCTTGTGCTTTGCTTTACATGTTTGTCTTTCAGTCTGTTTTTAGCATAGGTTATAAATAGGGAACTTGTGTGTAGAACTCTCTTTTCTCACTGTGCTGTTTGTCCTTCTACAGGACAGCCTTTCCATGGCCTCTCCtgctttccttctctctctttttgtaaGTATCCTGGATGAAGATCACAAGATATTCCCTGTCCTCTgttaccaaacacacacacacacacacacataattctaCTTGCAGTTCTCTCTTTGGGCAGAGCTGGTTGCTCCAAGATGGTTGGCCATGCTTGCTTCGATCCAACATCTTTAAGTGATGCCAAGGCTGAACGTGTGAGACATTGAGAAATGAAGCATTATGGGGCTgttttttatattcaatattaaatatattgcacattaatcataaaggctgttgatttaacacattaTTCAGTgcgtttaattatatttaaatacacaATTAATCGTGTCCCTGGACCGTAATTAGGAATTTTACTACCATCGGCGCAATTCAAGCTTGAACCATCTTCATCTCATTCAGCAGGGGTCAGTAAGCGCAACTCCagatgtacaaaaaaaatatGCTGGTGATTTTGGTTCATTTCAGCCATTTGATTCTTTTGAAGATTTGAAGATTCAATTCTACAGCGAGACTTAAAGTGttgagtgtttaagcatcataagtgtttccccacaaatgacaacaaagcatatctatcatacTTGGAACTGATAAGCACAAAAAAACTATTCTAGCCCAAAacataattatgagtttcaataatgtccataTGTCATTTTgatgtgtggtcatcactcacttttattcataattagTCCAGCCCCTTTTCTTTTTGAACAAGATTGCTCTCCTCTTGTTCAGCTGGTCAGCAGATCAGTCATGAACAAGATGACTGATTAATTTTATTAGTTCCTGAACGAATTTATCAGTGCATTCAGTTCTTTCATTAACGATGTCTTATCTCATCCAGACTCAAATACTAGTTCAGTGATGGGGCTTACTcagcctgcactcaaatgcaatTGGCTCATactatagtcagtctttacagaCATGAAAAGCCATCAAAGCAGCCTCGTGCTTCAAAAGTGAGCTCAATGGCTTCAAAAGGGAAAGGCATCAGTGAACAAGAAGTatgagtcagtgtatggaggtgaacaAGAACGATTCGTTCAATCATTCATGAATCATTCACGAATAAAAACATCACTGCAACAAACCAAACTGACAGCCGATAACACAGGGacgcgttcttgcattcaaactgCTGTACGGAGCACAATTCCGAATGCAGGGGTCTTGGGACATGTTTTTCCAAGTTTCGAACTACATTCAACATAAGTCAACATCCTAAAAATGCAATCTTTATGAcacaatgcaaccaaagtgagatgctccaaaagtgtcaATATgaagcaggtgtacattgacgcgtCTTTAGAAAAGCCCTTCGAATAAATCTATCTTGGacagatttacacatttaaatgcaaaatggATCGCTGTGGACTATAGGTCAataataggcttatgttcaatgatatggaaataatgtatctttttttaGATGGTCTAGTAGTCAATgttttacttgtctgccacaatcaTGTTGtgttttaattatctgaaatatatatatatatatataactcagcagaaaagaaacgtcctctcaatttcaactgcttttattttcagcaatgtgttatgtgtaaatatgtgtatgaacataaaaagattcaacaactaagacataaactgaacaagtttcacagacatgtgactaacagaaatgaaaTAATGTGTCCTTAAAGAAAGGGGGGTCAAAATGAaaggtaacagtcagtatctggtgtggccaccagctgcattaagtactgcagtgcatctcctcctcatggactgcaccagatttgacagttcttgctgtgaagtgttaccccactcttccaccaaagcacttgcaagttccaggacatttctggggggaatggccctagccctcaccctccgatccaacaggtcccagatgtgctcaatgggattgagatccggactctttgctggccatggcagaacactgacattcctgtcttgcaggaaatcatgcacagaaagagcagtatgactggtggcattgtcatgctgaacttaaatgatttaGTGTACATTCTTGCTTTATCTTGTGATGGGGTTTCTTATACAGCTGCTGCAGGAATGTGACAGTAAATGTGTCATATCTCTTCTGACTGGTGTAATCCATCACTGTCTTGAATTCCTTAtgtgaaaatatatgtaaatgtagtagtgctttttttatttatttatttatttgctgttgAAGCATATGGGAAGCAAAAATAATAGTTGCTGTGGTCTCTCATTCACCGCTATAGAAGGTTACTGCAATAGTTTAGTTCCACATTccaaaacacagaaatgtgaaaaaggtctatatgTGAGCATATAGTAAGTAGATGCTtgatagtttggttcacttataatatgcattgaGAATGGCATCGGAGgagcaaaattatctttaaagtacagtgtcctgaaaaaggacactgtacttttttgctgagtttatatatattgtttcaatataaatatttgtatttgtttaatccttaaatatagatttttatttgggggcctttttctgaaaatatttatacatgcgATTAATTGGATTAATCTGCATATGATGTAATTAACAGCctttttaatcaaatattttaaaggggaaatatttatttaattggctATTGTTATTAATATCATAATGGGCATGATAGCGGACAACTGTGTCTCTTCTTTATATCCAATCCGACCCTGGCACTGATGGTCTGGTGTGTTAGGGCACTGGGTGATGGACTGTGTTTTGATTGGATCACATCTTCCCTGCTTTTCTATTTTTACAGGATGGGGGCACCAGAGGGCGCCGCAGTGCAATAGAGGCCGATATGAAGATGAAAAAGTGAACCAAGACATTTCACTGCTGCTGACGTGGAAGTTAAAATAGACTATATTTATGTTTCTTAAAGAAGTTCTGGTTAAGTTTAGTTTGACTCAGCAGTTCTTTATGGTGCAGTGTCATTACGACTGGATTTCTCAGCACATGGGCAAAAGGACACTGGACACAAACAGATGTTTTAAGGCCTTGAGCCTTTTATGTGGAGAACATCTTTCCAGAACTCTCTAGTCCATTGATAGAACTGAAAAACTGGTCTAGTGTCCTCAGACTCACAGGACAGGTCAAACTGACCAACACTTGTTCATTTGACATAAGAGTAGGTTAAAAGTCAAAAACGATCATATGGGTTTTTACAACTGGCCTTTTAAATTTCATGTGGAATGTACCACCATCATGACCACAGGATGGTTAGAAATCAGAATGTCACTCTCTTAAAACAGGAACGAAAAATGACTAGCCATTTAAGACGAAGATTATGATCTCCTTATTTCAACACTCTGTCATGTGTTGGTGGTAGCTAGGGAAtagttccatttaaaaaaataaaaaaggcttttTTCCTTCTATAGAGTTGAAGCCCTCAGTTTCTTGAACCTTGATTTTGCATAGGCAGGATAGACACTGAACTTTGGAGTGCAGTTTAAAGGCCCACTGTACTATATACATTTTGTTGGGCTTTGTGTTTCAGTCTTCTTAAAGTGAACTTAATTTGACATCTGTGCATTTAGAAATAACATATAGTTTTGTACAGGGTCTTctgtttacagtgtttttgtatcatgtgttgtgaatgttttaataaaacagtCTGCTGATATACTGTGTTTTGGGTCAAACAATATGTTCTCATAGTCTTTGGTTTAAGGATAATTTATTAAACTTTCGgtgtgctttaaaaataaattacaactgATTCAGTAGTTTTGGTTTACTGGGAGACAATGCCAGCTTGTCCCTTTCATTTTAAAGTTACAAAACACACAGAGATAATATACAGTGATGTCAACATATATATAGTGTGGTGAAGTGATTCATATATGAACCCTCCTATATCCCTCAACATCTGTGCAAACAATACTGAAGAATCAAAACAGAACATTCTGTAGTGGTAACGCCCTTCACAGTCATATTCAACTTATGTCACAAAACATTGGGTTTCATCTGACCAAAAACAAGTggcacaatattacaaaaatgtaagaTATAGCATATATATAGCAACGTTTATCAAAAACTTTCATTATAAAGTGGCAAGATCATATGCGAAAATATATCGGAATCGAGATTTCCATGATATTTTAGACTTTTATATGTATATGATCTTCTAAGTATTAGATTTGAAGTCATAATtgtgagatactaagtcatataAGAGgagtcaaaataatgagaaagtAAATATTGACATTAAAAAAAGTTATGATGGTTATAATTgagataaaaataattattaatatcgtATACATCTAGACTACTTTTCTCATAATTCTGACTAGTCAAAAGACTAGTCAGATTTCTCTCTCCATGTGGTGGAAAGGGGCTTCCATATTCTTGTGTTtgtatgatattgcttaaataatagTTCATGTTATTCTGGAcagttattataaattattacacGCGTTTTTAGAAGATTCCGTAAACTCGGAAATAAATTAATGTAACAGTGAGAAATACTGTGCAAAACTTTGATGAAAATTTTCCTGAGACATTGTCATTTTACTCCAATGTCAATCCATCTTAATAAAATTCGAGTACAGTTGGAGTGGCCGATGAGTAGAGCTTCCGCCTGATCAGCCGGTATTCCCGTTTGATGCTTAAGACTTTACCGCCTCCAAAGAGGATCCTTAGCGGTGGCCATCCGTTCAAGTCAGACTGTAAGATGACTGACAGCTCAAAGGTGGGTGTGACACTCTGATCGGGTGTCACGATGCCCAGCTTCAGTAGTGTGCCCTTGTTTTCCATGAACATGTGGATTAAGGCGCCTCGTATCCCGCATGGCTCGTCCACGGATGCGCGCAGGATGTCTCCAGCCACACGCGCGGTCATGCGCCTAGGCAGACGCAGCTCCTGGCAGCGCAAACTCGCCCCTTTGGCATCAAAGAGACACTTCTCAATGCGTTTGGAGAGATCAAGCTGAAGACACACTTCTTCACCTGCTTCATCTTCCAAACTGCACTCAGATCCCAGACCTGTGCAGAAATAATGAGGAGTAAGTCTTAGCGGATCAGGAAGGAAACTTTACGCATTTGAAAGTGACTGATGCTCATTAGATTATAGGATGAGGAAACAGTACATAGTCATAGTCATCAGTTGATCGGAGCAGTTAAAACAGGAATTTTATGATGTCGCAAATCGAGAAAGCTGGGACAATGTGCACCACTAATCATGAGACTGTGCCAAAACTCccgccaataataataataataataataaaaagctatTAGGGAAGACTGGGGCAATTTGtcactttaaaattatatatatatatatatatatatatatatataaaaaggatacTACATTTTGTCACATTACAAGTTGCCTCAATGGTGTGGCAATGACTTGgggaataattatatatatatatatatatatatatatatatatatatatatatatatatatatatatatatatatataaaaataaatcattattcaGACATAATAAAAAGATACATTCATATTAGAAAGTTAAGCAACTCACTTAATGAACTTTGTGCTTTCATGAGTCTGCCGCAGGGCTTCAGTTTCTCTTTGTCGGATTTGATATCTTGGAGAAACCTCAAACCCTCCACAAGGTTTTCCTGCTCGCACTTGACGGTCATCCCGTTACCGAACACCAGTGCTTGAGTGTAGACCATTTTAACGTTATTTCCTCCGAGTAGTTCCCCAACAGCTCGCCCAGCTTCTCCACAGAT
This region of Xyrauchen texanus isolate HMW12.3.18 chromosome 23, RBS_HiC_50CHRs, whole genome shotgun sequence genomic DNA includes:
- the LOC127617212 gene encoding DNA damage-inducible transcript 4-like protein, with protein sequence MVYTQALVFGNGMTVKCEQENLVEGLRFLQDIKSDKEKLKPCGRLMKAQSSLSLGSECSLEDEAGEEVCLQLDLSKRIEKCLFDAKGASLRCQELRLPRRMTARVAGDILRASVDEPCGIRGALIHMFMENKGTLLKLGIVTPDQSVTPTFELSVILQSDLNGWPPLRILFGGGKVLSIKREYRLIRRKLYSSATPTVLEFY